The Bacillus vallismortis genome window below encodes:
- a CDS encoding helix-turn-helix domain-containing protein, which produces MGGFMKRSQYKFYYKLITFFCLLSTIPVILVGLFSYEHSQKTAISNVSEEKLDTLQQTQQSIEHILKTVDHSLTHYVSSLPLLRTLSKPLHSDQFQIYNQVNQELNYLQSFDTDLSNMTLVSYMKQWYMNNSGLYRLNTDSLHEAAAAYTTHKASRSYWALEENNHLISTKEGTSENCRYNINLIKQLPLNSTNTKGLAAASIPSCSLVKNMPDYSNANNLFIINEKGRIILHNNMSDIGESLQNDDFVQKMLAQTAKSGQFETVIDRIHYKVTYQRSDYNTWTYFSLVSLPELKKEAKSIGWITFTVCFILLTLSLLFSWLGSRHFYKPIRVLYESFVRHGAIPEKQPPQNEFELIERSFKQLKDRNDDLEETMKQQATHLQQYFMVRLMLGKLTDEEVNNRFESLGLEQNWRNLALLVLQIDSLNHTPYEKKDMDLLLFAVNSMIERNIPSDKHLAPAVVDKQQATILINQNGTKEAFMAELNETARMIQDKAEAELQLSVSIGISQPFDALINAKTAYAEGSEALKYRLKAENKSIIFYEDLDQKKTFNTHFPKQLQHELFDAIKEGDKEKADICLHAILQSIFTQNTNPYQFQIAIARFLNHVIELMHVLGIELFEFEENKMLYDQIFELKTFEDTENWLKNEFIDPMTDKVNARTDAQYKNISDNIIHIIHHEFESDLTLDEIARRLHYNPNYLSSIFKKEMGISFSDYVSGYRHHMAKSWLAETDMAVKDIAEKLKYKNSQNFIRSFKKLEGITPGNYRQQKRSM; this is translated from the coding sequence ATGGGGGGTTTTATGAAAAGAAGCCAATACAAGTTTTATTACAAACTGATCACGTTTTTCTGTCTGCTCAGCACCATTCCGGTCATTCTGGTCGGATTGTTTTCGTACGAGCACTCGCAGAAAACGGCTATCTCCAACGTTTCGGAGGAAAAACTCGACACACTCCAGCAGACCCAGCAAAGCATCGAGCATATATTAAAAACCGTCGATCACTCTTTAACCCACTATGTGAGTTCGCTGCCTCTCCTTCGCACACTGTCCAAGCCTTTGCACTCTGATCAATTTCAAATCTATAACCAAGTGAACCAAGAGCTCAACTACCTGCAAAGCTTCGATACCGACCTGTCCAACATGACGCTAGTCAGCTATATGAAACAATGGTACATGAACAATTCCGGCTTGTACCGTTTGAATACAGACTCTCTTCATGAAGCAGCCGCAGCATACACAACACACAAAGCGAGCCGCTCGTATTGGGCGCTTGAAGAAAACAATCATTTAATTTCGACAAAGGAAGGGACCTCAGAAAACTGCCGCTACAATATCAATTTAATTAAACAGCTTCCTCTGAACAGCACAAATACAAAGGGATTGGCCGCCGCAAGCATCCCGAGCTGTTCGCTTGTCAAAAACATGCCCGACTATTCAAATGCCAATAACCTGTTTATCATTAATGAAAAAGGCCGCATCATCCTGCATAACAACATGTCTGACATCGGTGAATCTCTTCAGAACGACGACTTTGTCCAAAAAATGCTGGCGCAGACCGCCAAAAGCGGGCAGTTTGAAACCGTTATTGACCGGATTCATTATAAAGTCACCTATCAAAGATCCGACTATAACACATGGACTTATTTCTCTCTCGTTTCCTTGCCTGAACTAAAAAAAGAAGCCAAGTCAATCGGCTGGATCACTTTTACGGTATGCTTCATTTTGTTAACGCTTTCATTATTGTTCTCTTGGCTCGGCTCCCGCCATTTTTATAAGCCGATCAGGGTGCTTTACGAATCATTCGTTAGGCATGGTGCCATACCAGAAAAACAGCCGCCTCAAAATGAATTTGAATTAATTGAACGGAGCTTTAAGCAGCTGAAGGACAGAAATGACGACCTTGAAGAAACGATGAAACAGCAGGCCACTCATCTGCAGCAATATTTTATGGTCAGGCTCATGCTTGGAAAACTGACGGATGAGGAGGTCAATAACCGTTTTGAAAGCCTTGGTTTAGAGCAAAATTGGCGGAATCTTGCCCTGCTCGTGCTTCAAATTGATTCGCTGAATCATACGCCTTATGAGAAAAAAGATATGGATCTGCTTTTGTTTGCCGTCAACAGCATGATTGAGCGAAACATCCCGTCGGACAAACATCTCGCACCCGCTGTCGTTGACAAACAGCAGGCAACGATTTTGATCAATCAGAACGGGACAAAGGAAGCATTCATGGCTGAGCTGAATGAGACTGCAAGGATGATACAGGATAAGGCGGAAGCGGAGCTGCAACTGTCTGTCAGCATCGGCATCAGCCAGCCGTTTGATGCGCTGATAAACGCGAAAACAGCCTATGCAGAAGGATCAGAAGCGTTGAAATACCGGCTCAAAGCGGAAAACAAATCAATTATCTTTTACGAAGACCTTGACCAGAAAAAAACCTTCAACACCCATTTTCCAAAACAGCTTCAGCATGAGCTGTTTGATGCCATAAAAGAGGGGGACAAGGAGAAAGCGGACATATGCCTGCACGCAATTTTGCAATCGATCTTCACCCAAAACACCAATCCGTACCAATTCCAAATCGCAATCGCCCGCTTTTTGAACCATGTGATTGAACTAATGCATGTACTCGGGATCGAATTGTTTGAGTTTGAAGAAAATAAAATGCTGTACGATCAAATTTTCGAGCTGAAAACGTTCGAGGATACCGAAAACTGGCTCAAGAATGAGTTCATTGATCCGATGACAGACAAAGTGAACGCCCGCACGGATGCCCAGTACAAAAACATTTCCGACAATATCATTCATATCATCCACCATGAGTTTGAATCCGATTTGACATTGGATGAAATCGCCCGCAGGCTGCATTACAACCCAAACTATTTAAGCAGCATATTCAAAAAAGAAATGGGTATTTCATTCAGCGATTATGTCTCCGGCTACCGCCACCATATGGCGAAAAGCTGGCTTGCCGAAACCGACATGGCGGTAAAAGACATTGCCGAAAAACTAAAATACAAAAACTCGCAAAATTTTATCAGGTCATTTAAAAAGCTGGAGGGGATTACACCGGGAAACTACCGCCAGCAAAAAAGAAGCATGTAA
- a CDS encoding Gfo/Idh/MocA family protein, which produces MKNIVICGVSSRALSMFIKPLMERFSTQYEITGLLDADPKRFAVCKKRFPELAHVPEYNEDTFDEMMHVSKPDIVIVAGRDDTHVTYILRSLQWDTDVMTEKPMVTTVRDANRVLEAEAKSKGKVTVAFNYRYSPFHRKMKEMILDGKIGRITSVDLNWYIDTYHGASYFKRWNRSRLFSGGLSVHKSTHHFDLVNWWLGQKPVEVFAYGALNYYGADSEWNPLPEEDGRFCGTCRVKEKCQYYSRWHSRSSIASVKDDHLQAGDQSSLYTAYRPDACIFDEEIDIEDTYVAAVKYDGGALLSYSIIFSAPYEGYRLTINGTKGRIESNEFHEPSRIPFAFPEQTIEYYPLFESKQTIQVVKNEGGHGGGDPLLLEDLFLGKDPLRRYDILAGAEAGAYSIAVGEGMWRSVAEKKPINIKRLFQMQNV; this is translated from the coding sequence TTGAAGAACATCGTCATTTGCGGAGTGAGCAGCAGAGCGCTCAGTATGTTTATCAAACCGCTGATGGAGCGGTTTTCAACACAATATGAGATTACGGGATTGCTGGATGCCGATCCAAAACGTTTTGCCGTTTGCAAGAAGAGGTTTCCCGAGCTTGCCCACGTGCCGGAGTACAACGAAGACACTTTTGATGAGATGATGCACGTTTCAAAGCCTGATATTGTCATTGTGGCAGGCAGGGATGACACACATGTCACATATATCTTAAGAAGCCTTCAGTGGGATACGGATGTGATGACAGAAAAACCCATGGTGACGACGGTGCGGGATGCGAATCGGGTGCTTGAGGCGGAGGCGAAAAGCAAAGGGAAAGTCACCGTCGCGTTTAACTATCGCTACAGCCCGTTTCATCGGAAAATGAAAGAAATGATTCTGGATGGAAAAATAGGCAGGATCACCTCTGTTGATTTGAATTGGTATATTGATACGTATCACGGCGCCAGTTATTTTAAACGCTGGAACCGGTCGAGGCTATTTTCCGGCGGTCTTTCTGTCCATAAATCAACACATCACTTTGATCTCGTCAATTGGTGGCTCGGGCAAAAACCGGTTGAGGTATTTGCTTATGGCGCCTTGAATTACTATGGGGCGGACAGTGAGTGGAACCCGCTGCCGGAAGAAGACGGGCGTTTTTGCGGGACGTGCCGTGTCAAAGAAAAATGTCAATACTATTCAAGATGGCATTCCCGTTCTTCTATAGCCTCTGTAAAGGATGATCATCTTCAAGCGGGAGACCAGTCCAGCTTGTATACAGCGTACAGGCCTGACGCGTGCATTTTTGACGAGGAGATTGACATTGAGGATACGTACGTGGCGGCTGTCAAATATGACGGCGGTGCGCTCTTAAGCTACTCGATCATATTTTCCGCCCCGTATGAAGGCTACCGGCTGACGATCAATGGCACAAAAGGGCGTATCGAATCAAATGAATTTCACGAGCCTTCCAGAATTCCGTTTGCTTTTCCTGAGCAGACAATTGAATACTATCCGCTTTTTGAATCAAAGCAGACGATACAAGTGGTCAAAAACGAGGGCGGGCACGGCGGGGGTGATCCGTTATTGCTTGAGGATCTTTTTTTAGGAAAAGACCCGCTGCGCCGTTATGACATTTTAGCCGGAGCTGAAGCAGGAGCCTACTCCATCGCGGTTGGTGAGGGGATGTGGCGCTCGGTTGCCGAAAAGAAGCCGATCAACATTAAGAGGCTGTTTCAGATGCAAAATGTATAA
- a CDS encoding YesL family protein encodes MEHDGSMGRVLRFCEWIMRFAYTNLLWLFFTLIGLGLFGIMPATAALFAVMRKWVQGQDNVPVLKTFWREYKAEFLRSNLIGAVLVIIGLIIYIDLAFIYPSHFLLHVLRFAIMIFGFLFVSMLFYVFPLLVHFEWKKRLYVKFSLLLSVAYLQYTLVMLALTVALFFLLAYLPGIVPFFSVSLISYCHMRIVYAVLLKVERQEDEPQKKRHRRAFYPETR; translated from the coding sequence GTGGAGCATGATGGTTCAATGGGGCGGGTGCTGCGCTTTTGTGAGTGGATCATGAGATTTGCGTATACAAACTTGCTTTGGCTGTTTTTTACGCTGATCGGTCTCGGGCTGTTCGGCATCATGCCCGCGACCGCGGCTTTATTCGCTGTCATGCGGAAATGGGTTCAGGGGCAGGACAACGTCCCTGTTTTAAAAACGTTTTGGCGAGAATACAAGGCTGAATTTCTCCGTTCAAATCTGATCGGCGCAGTATTGGTGATCATCGGTTTGATCATCTATATCGATTTGGCTTTTATTTATCCGAGCCATTTCCTTCTGCATGTCCTCCGCTTTGCCATTATGATATTTGGATTTTTGTTCGTATCCATGCTTTTTTATGTGTTTCCGCTGCTTGTCCATTTTGAATGGAAAAAACGTCTGTATGTGAAGTTTTCGCTCTTGCTCAGTGTGGCGTATTTGCAATATACGCTCGTCATGCTGGCGCTGACTGTCGCTCTCTTTTTCTTGCTTGCGTACCTGCCCGGCATTGTCCCTTTTTTCAGCGTCAGCCTGATCAGCTACTGTCATATGCGAATTGTTTATGCCGTGCTCCTCAAAGTGGAGCGGCAAGAAGATGAGCCGCAGAAGAAACGCCATAGACGGGCTTTTTATCCGGAGACGAGATAA
- a CDS encoding lipoprotein YteS, translating to MTPSTRTALCVIVSMLFLASCSSKKDGLHVILFSDMQAGVQENIKEAAGQKAGKVDIFPAFPEKLLTEITAREGDVFIVPEDMFQAYDDPENFQPLDGLPPEKTSPYTTVDQKTGEKTVYAVQIKKGKKQLNGYSFRLNRNMAAFIPVYAKKTEEALQLISQLTEAR from the coding sequence ATGACACCAAGTACACGTACGGCTTTGTGTGTGATCGTCTCAATGCTCTTTTTGGCATCATGCTCAAGCAAGAAGGACGGACTGCATGTCATCCTCTTTTCTGATATGCAGGCTGGCGTACAGGAAAACATAAAAGAGGCCGCTGGGCAGAAGGCCGGGAAGGTGGATATCTTTCCAGCCTTTCCGGAAAAACTGCTGACTGAAATCACCGCTCGTGAGGGAGATGTTTTCATCGTGCCTGAAGACATGTTTCAAGCGTATGATGATCCGGAAAATTTTCAGCCGTTAGATGGATTGCCGCCTGAAAAAACATCTCCCTATACAACTGTTGATCAAAAAACAGGAGAAAAAACGGTCTATGCCGTTCAGATCAAAAAAGGGAAAAAACAGCTGAATGGCTATTCTTTTCGATTGAATCGCAATATGGCGGCGTTTATCCCTGTGTACGCTAAAAAAACAGAGGAAGCGCTGCAGCTGATTTCCCAACTAACTGAAGCCCGATAG
- a CDS encoding sporulation protein Cse60, which produces MLKVAVFDEEHEKDLQTEINSFLKGIAEEQLIDIKYTVSAACDPDGEQLYCFSALILYRK; this is translated from the coding sequence ATGCTGAAGGTGGCGGTATTTGATGAAGAGCATGAAAAAGACTTACAGACGGAAATTAATTCGTTTTTAAAAGGGATAGCGGAGGAACAGCTGATTGATATCAAATATACGGTTTCGGCGGCGTGCGACCCAGACGGCGAGCAGCTTTACTGTTTTTCCGCCCTTATTCTATATCGCAAATAA
- a CDS encoding NAD(P)-dependent oxidoreductase: MKKVLIAGGNGVIGRLLAEGLTADYEVTVLDKDHFDGKASSIQADAANYGELLKKIPKDTDVILNLLAVKIKYDVMDINEFEKMTDVFYRASYYLCRAAAELGIQKLVFASSNHVTDVYEKDGRSLLGREITTSDYPLSKNLYGVLKLTSEQIGHLFYLENKLSVINLRIGTVVTDEMDTLHEKERTKKTLLSHPDLLSIFKAAIETNIRYGTYYAVSDNQGRPWSIASAVNELGFSPQINTSELLEEEENGA; encoded by the coding sequence GTGAAAAAAGTGCTGATCGCCGGCGGAAATGGTGTGATTGGGAGACTGCTGGCTGAAGGGCTTACAGCAGATTATGAAGTGACAGTGCTTGATAAAGATCATTTCGATGGCAAAGCTTCTTCCATTCAGGCTGACGCGGCAAATTATGGGGAGCTGTTGAAGAAAATTCCGAAAGATACAGATGTGATCTTGAATTTATTGGCTGTTAAAATCAAATACGATGTCATGGACATCAATGAATTTGAGAAAATGACGGATGTTTTCTATAGGGCAAGCTATTACTTGTGCCGCGCCGCAGCGGAGCTCGGCATTCAAAAGCTCGTGTTCGCCAGCAGCAATCATGTGACAGATGTGTATGAAAAAGACGGGCGTTCGCTCTTAGGACGTGAGATCACAACAAGCGATTATCCGCTGTCAAAAAACTTGTACGGTGTATTAAAGCTGACCTCTGAACAGATCGGCCATTTATTTTATTTGGAAAATAAGCTTTCAGTAATCAACCTTCGAATCGGAACAGTCGTCACAGATGAAATGGATACGCTGCATGAAAAAGAACGGACGAAAAAGACACTGCTTTCTCATCCTGATCTGCTGTCGATTTTCAAAGCCGCCATTGAAACCAATATCCGGTACGGCACGTATTACGCCGTCTCTGACAACCAAGGCCGGCCGTGGTCTATTGCATCCGCTGTTAACGAACTCGGTTTTTCGCCCCAAATCAATACATCCGAACTTCTGGAAGAGGAAGAGAACGGAGCATAA
- the rmgQ gene encoding unsaturated rhamnogalacturonyl hydrolase, translating to MGSMDQSIAVKSPLTYAEALANTIMDTYTVEELPPANRWHYHQGVFLCGVLRLWEATGQKRYFEYVKAYADLLIDDYGNLLFRRDELDAIQAGLLLFPLYETTKDERYVNAAKRLRGLYGTLNRTSEDGFWHKDGYPYQMWLDGLYMGGPFALKYANLKQEPELFDQVVLQESLMRKHTKDSKTGLFYHAWDEAKKMPWANEETGCSPEFWARSIGWYVMSLADMIEELPKKHPNRHVWKKTLQDMIDSICRYQDKESGLWYQIVDKGDRADNWLESSGSCLYMYAIAKGINKGYLDRAYETTLFKAYQGLIQQKTEMAEDGAFLVKDICVGTSAGFYDYYVSRERSTNDLHGAGAFILAMTELETLFRSAGK from the coding sequence ATGGGATCAATGGATCAATCAATCGCTGTAAAATCGCCTCTTACGTACGCGGAGGCATTGGCAAACACCATTATGGACACGTACACAGTGGAGGAGCTGCCGCCTGCAAACCGCTGGCACTACCATCAGGGTGTTTTCTTATGCGGGGTATTGCGGTTGTGGGAAGCAACCGGGCAAAAGCGGTATTTTGAGTATGTGAAGGCCTATGCAGATCTCTTAATTGATGATTATGGCAATCTATTATTTAGAAGAGATGAGCTCGACGCCATTCAAGCGGGTCTTCTTCTTTTTCCATTATACGAAACGACGAAGGATGAGCGGTATGTAAACGCGGCAAAAAGACTGCGCGGCTTGTATGGGACACTGAACCGGACGTCTGAGGATGGTTTTTGGCACAAGGACGGCTATCCTTATCAAATGTGGCTTGACGGCTTATACATGGGCGGGCCGTTCGCGCTGAAATATGCCAATCTGAAGCAGGAGCCGGAGCTGTTTGATCAGGTCGTGCTCCAGGAGTCGCTGATGAGAAAGCATACAAAGGATTCAAAAACCGGGCTCTTTTATCACGCTTGGGATGAAGCGAAAAAAATGCCTTGGGCCAATGAAGAGACAGGCTGTTCTCCGGAATTCTGGGCGCGTTCCATCGGCTGGTATGTGATGTCTCTTGCTGACATGATTGAAGAGCTGCCGAAGAAGCATCCAAACCGTCACGTGTGGAAAAAAACGCTGCAGGACATGATCGACAGCATCTGCCGCTATCAAGACAAGGAGTCAGGATTATGGTACCAGATCGTTGACAAAGGCGACAGAGCCGATAACTGGCTGGAAAGCTCAGGTTCCTGTCTGTACATGTACGCAATCGCGAAAGGAATCAATAAAGGATATCTTGACAGAGCTTACGAAACAACACTGTTCAAAGCGTATCAAGGTTTGATTCAGCAGAAAACCGAGATGGCAGAAGACGGTGCGTTTCTTGTCAAAGATATATGTGTCGGAACGTCGGCCGGTTTCTATGACTATTATGTCAGCCGCGAAAGAAGCACAAACGACCTGCACGGAGCAGGCGCGTTTATTTTGGCCATGACAGAGCTGGAGACTCTTTTTAGGTCAGCGGGGAAATGA
- a CDS encoding carbohydrate ABC transporter permease, translated as MKSRLFDILIYGFLLMFALICVLPFIHVIAASFATVEEVVSKKFILIPSTFSLDAYRYIFSTDIIYKSLLVSVFVTVIGTAASMFLSSLMAYGLSRRELIGRQPLMFLVVFTMLFSGGMIPTFLVVKSLGLLDSYWALILPTAINAFNLIILKNFFQNIPSSLEESAKIDGCNDLGIFFKLVLPLSLPAIATISLFYAVTYWNTYMTAILYLNDSTKWPIQVLLRQIVIVSSGMQGDMSEMGSGSPPPEQTIKMAVIVVATIPVLLVYPFIQKHFAKGALLGSVKG; from the coding sequence CTGAAAAGTCGCCTGTTTGATATTTTGATTTACGGGTTTTTGCTGATGTTCGCTTTAATATGCGTACTTCCGTTTATTCATGTCATCGCGGCATCCTTCGCCACAGTAGAAGAAGTTGTGTCGAAAAAATTCATTTTAATACCGTCTACTTTTTCGCTAGATGCTTATCGTTACATTTTTTCAACAGATATTATTTATAAGAGTTTGCTTGTTTCTGTGTTTGTGACAGTGATAGGCACTGCGGCCAGCATGTTTCTTTCTTCCCTGATGGCTTACGGGTTATCCCGCCGCGAGTTAATCGGCCGGCAGCCGCTCATGTTTCTCGTCGTATTTACGATGCTCTTCAGCGGCGGCATGATTCCGACTTTCCTTGTGGTCAAATCGCTAGGATTGCTCGATTCTTACTGGGCGCTCATTTTGCCGACAGCCATTAATGCCTTTAACCTGATCATTCTGAAAAACTTCTTTCAAAATATCCCGTCAAGCCTGGAAGAGTCCGCGAAAATTGACGGGTGCAATGACCTGGGCATTTTCTTTAAACTTGTGCTGCCGCTGTCTCTTCCTGCGATCGCAACGATATCACTATTTTATGCGGTCACGTATTGGAACACGTATATGACAGCGATTTTGTACTTAAATGATTCAACAAAATGGCCGATTCAGGTGCTTCTGCGCCAAATCGTAATTGTATCAAGCGGGATGCAGGGGGATATGTCAGAAATGGGGTCGGGCAGCCCGCCGCCCGAGCAAACTATCAAAATGGCGGTCATAGTGGTGGCGACCATCCCGGTTCTGCTTGTCTATCCTTTTATACAAAAGCATTTTGCAAAAGGAGCTTTGCTGGGATCTGTCAAAGGATAA
- a CDS encoding extracellular solute-binding protein, with protein sequence MGNKWRVLLIVLVFALGGVMAGCKGADQSSAEGKADSDSKVKLSWMAILYHQQPPKDRAIKEIEKLTNTELDITWVPDAVKEDRLNAALAAGNLPQIVTIQDIKNSSVMNAFRSGMFWEISDYIKDYPNLSKMNKLINKNVTIDGKLYGVYRERPLSRQGIVIRKDWLDNLNLKTPGTLDELYEVAKAFTEDDPDKDGKDDTFGLTDRNDFIYGAFKTLGSYEGMPTDWKESGGKFTPDFMTQEYKDTMNYMKKLRDNGYMNKDFPVTSKTQQQELFSQGKAGIYIGNMVDAVNLRDHASDKSMDLEIINRIKGPDGKERVWASGGHNGVFAFPKTSVKTEAELKRILAFFDRAAEEDVYSLMTYGIDGVHYNKGEGKTFTRKESQVKDWQTDIQPLSALIAIDKAYLKNTGDPLRTAYEELTKDNEKIIVSNPAESLYSAAESERGDELKKIIDDATYKYIIGDITESQFDKEVEKWESSGGKQIIQEYEEAFKQAK encoded by the coding sequence ATGGGAAACAAATGGAGGGTGCTTTTGATTGTGCTTGTATTTGCACTCGGCGGAGTGATGGCGGGCTGTAAAGGGGCTGATCAGTCTTCGGCTGAGGGTAAAGCTGACTCGGATTCAAAGGTAAAGCTGTCTTGGATGGCGATTTTGTATCACCAGCAGCCGCCGAAAGACAGGGCGATTAAAGAAATTGAAAAGCTGACAAATACAGAACTGGACATCACTTGGGTTCCTGACGCAGTGAAAGAAGACAGGCTGAATGCGGCGCTTGCAGCCGGCAATCTTCCGCAAATCGTGACCATCCAGGATATTAAAAATTCGTCAGTCATGAATGCCTTCAGATCAGGAATGTTTTGGGAAATTAGCGATTATATCAAAGATTACCCCAACTTAAGCAAAATGAATAAACTTATTAATAAAAACGTGACGATCGACGGCAAGCTCTACGGGGTATACAGAGAACGTCCGCTCTCCAGACAAGGGATCGTCATTCGGAAGGACTGGCTGGACAATTTGAATTTGAAAACGCCGGGAACGCTTGATGAGCTTTATGAAGTGGCCAAAGCGTTTACGGAGGATGATCCGGATAAGGATGGGAAAGACGATACATTCGGACTGACAGACCGCAATGACTTCATTTACGGCGCGTTTAAAACACTTGGCTCGTATGAAGGCATGCCGACAGACTGGAAGGAATCAGGCGGCAAGTTCACGCCTGATTTCATGACGCAGGAATACAAAGACACAATGAACTACATGAAAAAACTGCGTGATAACGGCTATATGAATAAGGATTTTCCCGTCACAAGCAAAACCCAGCAGCAGGAGCTGTTTTCTCAAGGAAAAGCCGGCATCTACATTGGCAATATGGTAGATGCGGTCAATCTTCGCGACCATGCCTCTGATAAGTCTATGGACCTTGAGATCATCAACCGCATAAAAGGCCCGGATGGGAAAGAGCGGGTGTGGGCGTCAGGGGGCCATAACGGCGTGTTTGCTTTCCCGAAAACGAGTGTGAAAACAGAAGCGGAGCTTAAAAGGATTTTGGCGTTTTTCGACCGAGCCGCTGAAGAAGACGTCTATAGCCTGATGACTTACGGTATTGACGGCGTTCATTACAACAAAGGAGAGGGCAAAACGTTCACACGCAAGGAAAGCCAAGTGAAAGACTGGCAGACTGATATTCAGCCGCTGTCCGCCTTAATCGCTATTGATAAAGCCTACTTAAAAAACACTGGGGATCCGCTTCGGACGGCGTACGAGGAGCTGACAAAAGATAATGAAAAGATCATCGTCTCAAACCCTGCTGAAAGCTTGTATTCCGCCGCGGAGTCGGAACGGGGAGATGAACTGAAGAAAATTATTGATGACGCGACCTATAAATATATAATAGGAGATATCACAGAAAGCCAGTTTGATAAAGAAGTGGAAAAATGGGAATCAAGCGGCGGGAAGCAGATTATTCAGGAATACGAAGAAGCGTTTAAACAGGCAAAATAA
- the rmgP gene encoding polygalacturonan/rhamnogalacturonan ABC transporter permease, which translates to MKTAEAQVPAVDAVILKKEKRKRLLNKLVQQKYLYLMILPGCIYFLLFKYVPMWGIVIAFQDYQPFLGILGSEWVGLKHFIRLFTEPTFFLLLKNTLVLFALNLVIFFPVPILLALLLNEVRIALFKKFVQTLIYIPHFMSWVIVVSLSFVLLTVDGGLINELIVFFGGEKINFLLNEEWFRPLYILQVIWREAGWSTIIYLAAITAVDPQLYEAAKMDGAGRLRQMWHITLPAIKSVIVVLLILKIGDTLELGFEHVYLLLNATNREVAEIFDTYVYTAGLKQGQFSYSTAVGVFKAAVGLILVMLANRLAKKFGEEGIY; encoded by the coding sequence ATGAAAACAGCAGAAGCGCAAGTGCCGGCTGTTGATGCAGTCATTTTAAAAAAAGAAAAAAGAAAGCGCTTACTAAACAAGTTGGTCCAGCAGAAATATTTGTATTTGATGATTTTGCCGGGTTGTATTTATTTTTTGCTATTCAAGTATGTCCCGATGTGGGGAATTGTGATTGCGTTTCAGGATTATCAGCCGTTTCTCGGCATTTTGGGCAGCGAATGGGTCGGGCTGAAGCATTTTATTAGGCTGTTTACAGAGCCTACATTTTTTCTCCTGTTAAAAAACACGCTCGTGTTATTTGCTTTGAACCTGGTTATATTTTTCCCGGTGCCGATTTTGCTGGCGCTTCTATTAAACGAAGTGCGGATCGCTCTCTTTAAAAAATTTGTTCAAACGCTGATTTATATTCCGCATTTTATGTCTTGGGTCATCGTTGTATCGCTTTCGTTTGTGCTTTTAACAGTAGACGGAGGCTTGATTAATGAGCTGATTGTGTTTTTTGGCGGTGAAAAAATCAATTTTCTGCTGAATGAAGAATGGTTCCGGCCCTTGTATATTCTGCAGGTCATCTGGAGGGAAGCGGGCTGGTCGACGATCATTTACCTTGCGGCCATTACAGCGGTTGACCCTCAGCTGTATGAAGCGGCGAAAATGGACGGAGCGGGACGGCTGCGGCAAATGTGGCATATTACGCTGCCCGCCATCAAAAGTGTCATCGTCGTTTTGCTGATTTTAAAAATCGGGGACACGCTGGAGCTTGGCTTCGAGCATGTGTATTTACTGTTAAATGCGACAAACAGGGAAGTGGCGGAAATTTTTGATACGTACGTTTATACTGCGGGGCTGAAACAGGGCCAATTCAGCTACAGTACAGCAGTCGGCGTCTTTAAAGCGGCGGTCGGGCTGATCTTGGTTATGCTTGCGAATCGTTTGGCGAAGAAATTTGGCGAGGAAGGAATCTATTAA